DNA sequence from the bacterium genome:
CTTTTCTTTTTTAAACGCGATGTGTATCATGGGTAATGAATGGATTGGGGATTACATGAATTTGAGGTATGTATGAAAAATAGAAGAAATATTTCATATCTGGCTTTGATAGGTATCATCATTTCCTTTTACGGTTGTTCATCCAAATCTCCACGAACAACTCCGCCCAAGCCGCCGCGTCTTATTGTTTTTATCGCACTAGATCAGTTTCGCTATGACTATCTGACGCGGTTTAGTACGCATTTTGGACCGGACGGATTTAATTACCTCCTCAATGGCGGAGCAAGTTTTGCCAACTGCTTATATGAACAAGCCACGACGCACACATCGGTGGGGCACGCGACGATGATGAGCGGTACGTTGCCGTATCGGCATGGTATCATTGCCAACTATTGGTGGAGCCGCGAATTGCATCGCTATATTTACGCACCGGAAGACACTTTGGCGCCGATACTGGGAATTGAAAAGCAAAAAGCAACAGACGGGCGTTCGCCGCGCAATTTTAGCGGAATCAATTTTGCCGATGCCTTACGTGAAAAAACGAACGGCCGGGCTAAAGTATTTTCCGTGTCCAATAAAGACCGCTCCGCCGTATTGATGGGCGGGAAAAATCCCAATGGCGCATATTGGATGGTAAAAAACCGCGGAGGGTTTTATACCAGCACGTATTATATGAAGGACTATCCGGTGTGGGTAAAGGATTACAATGCTCAAAAACCGGCGGACAAATATTTTGGCATGTCGTGGGACATGCTGCTGGATAAAGAAAAATATCCGGTCATGAAACCGGAGATACTTCGCTTACTGGATTTGCCGAGTTCGGGTTTTGGGCATAGTTTCCCGCATCCACTCAAAGGATTGACGTCGGACAGACCTGATACGATGTACTACAAAGAACTGATCCATACGCCGTTTGCCAGTGAAATGATTTTGGATTTTGCAAAGGCGATTATTCAAAATGAAGCTTTAGGTTCGGACGAGGTTACGGATCTTCTTTGCATCAGTTTATCGGCCAATGACGAAATAGGGCACAGTTTCGGACCATCGAGTCCGGAGGTGATGGATATCACTGTACGGACCGACCGTTTGCTGGCGCAGTTTTTTAAGTATATCAATAATGCCGTCAGAGAAGAAGATGTCCTGTATGTGTTGACGTCCGATCATGGTGTTCCTTTTTTCCCGGAAGAAATGACCGACCGGGGTGTGACAGCCGCACGGGTTCATCCCCGAAAATTGGCCGCTGTGGCCGATTCGATCATGGCTTTGAAGTACGGAAAATTGCCTCAGGGAAAACAATACGTTGATCGGATAGCGTACCCGGATTTGTATTTTGACGGCCGTGTTTTGGCGGAAAAAAAGATTGATAAAGAAGAAGCGTCCGATTATATTAGCGCGGTTTTTGAACAATCGCTGCCGATCATCTATAGAGCGTATTCGGGCACGCGGTTAAAGCGCGGTCTAGTGCCGTCCGATCCTATATCCGAAGCTGTACGTAAAAGCTTCCATTCTCGCCTGAGCGGGGATGCCGTGATAGTGCTAAAACCTTTTCACGTATGGGATTCCAATGGCCTAGGAACCGAACATAGTCTTCCGTATGCGTATGATGCGCAGGTGCCTTTGATATTCAAAGGAAAACGTTGGATCAAAAGCGGATTGTACAAAGACGAAGTCGCACCGACCGACATAGTTCCCGTTTTGTCGGTGATCACCGGTTGCGAAGATCCGGGCGGTAGAGATGGACAAGTGCCCGATCAGTTATTGAAATTTTCAAAATAGTTCATACATCTAAACAGGAGTTCAGTTCAATGCCGGGTTTTCTCACAACAATCAAATATGTGTGCATATACGCATCGGATTTTGACCGTTCATTGGCATTTTATCGTGACGGCCTCGGCCTCCAGGTAACATACAAAGAAGACGGTTTTGCACAGTTTAATACCGAAGGTACGATACTCACGCTCGAAAAAGACGGGTTTCGTTCCGATGAGCCCAAAGACTACCGCAAAGTGGGTTTCTTAATCCAATTTGAAGTGGAAGATATCGAAAAAGCGGTTACCGCACTTAAAGCCAAAAATGTGAAATTCACCCAAACGATTACAGATAAAGAATTCGGTCGTACGGCGATCATTGTTGATCCGGACGGCAATCAGATCATGTTGCTGGAGCAGTAAACGAATTGCTCGGATTCATTTTTTTTGGGTGCGAATGTAAAATTTCACAGAGGTTCTCATGGCTAATATTACATATCTCGAAGCCATTTCGATGGGTTTGCGCGAAGAGATGCAGCGCGACGGCAATGTATTTCTGATCGGTGAAGACATCGGTGTCTATGGCGGCGCGTTCAAAGTAACCAAAGGATTTATCGACGAGTTTGGCGCCGAGCGTGTTATGGATACGCCGATTTCCGAAGCCGGTATTATCGGTGTGTGTGTAGGCTCCGCGCTTATGGGGATGCGTCCCGTGGCGGAAATGCAGTTTGCCGATTTTATTTCCTGCGGATTCAATCAGCTTGTCAATCAGGCCGCTAAAATTCACTACCGATGGGGCGAGGCGGTACCGATGGTCGTTCGTTGTCCCTCGGGCGGTGGCGTGCACGGCGGTCCTTTTCACTCACAAAATCCCGAAGCATGGTTTTTTCACGTACCGGGATTAAAAGTGGTTTCCCCGTCAACGCCCTACGATGCCAAAGGGTTGATCAAAGCGGCGATTCGTGACAATAATCCTGTATTATATTTTGAGCACAAGTTTTTGTATCGTCGTATCAAAGGGGAAGTTCCGGAAGACGACTACATCGTGCCGATCGGCAAAGGGGACATCAAGCGCGAAGGTAAAGACATGACGGTCGTGGCGTACAGTTCGGCTGTGCATTGGGCGCTCGAAGCGGCAGAGATCATCGAAAAAGAGGGCGTCAGCGTCGAAGTGCTCGATCTGCGCAGCATTTTACCGTACGATAAGGAACTGATTCTCCAATCGGTTCGCAAAACCAATCGAGTCATCGTCGCTCACGAAGCTACGCTAACCGGCGGGGTCGGTGGCGATATTGCAGCGTTCATCACCGAACACGCTTTTGAATCGCTCGATGCGCCGGTGAAACGACTTGCGGCGATTGATACACCCGTGCCGTACAGCCCGCCACTCGAAGCATATTTCCTTCCCAACAAGGACAAAATGCTGGCGATGATGCGCGAGCTCGCGGCTTACTGATCGAACATCATGCAGAAACGTTGGTTTAATATACTTTCAATAATTTCACTGGTACTCTTTGGTGCCGGTGATTTTATTTTGAAGGCCTCGGATAAAGGCGAGGGACAGGAACTTCATGCAAACCGTTTTCTTGCGGATGCTTTGGAGGACGCCCGTCATAATTATGCAGGTCGCACCATTCCCGCATCGGCTGTCGTGAAGTTTGAAGTATATCGCGGTTTTCTTGCGGATATCAATAAAGACGGCGAATCCGAATATATCGTGGCCGGCACGATTACGGGCCTGGATATCAATTACGTCATGGTGTATCTGTGGAAGAACGAAAAATGGCTCTGTACTGTGCTCAATAGCGGTCTCGGCGGAGGCATTGCCGACTTACAGTTGTTGGATGTGAATCAGGACGGCACAGAGGAAATATATTCGGTCATCAAAGACGAAAAACAAAAACAACACTGCCGTATCGACGGATTTTGTAAAGACCTGAGCAGCGAATTGTCACCGATGTTTTGTTGGAATGCAGAAGATGGAATGAGCATTTCACAAAACATTCTGCTCATCGAAAAAAGCGGGATGCGCTGTGTGCGGGTGGACGAAATCCGGTATCCGGAATCGGAAGACGGAGATATCCAGCAACAAACGTATTATTATGTATATGAAAACGGAAAATTTGTACGGGGACAATAGAGGTGTAATATGAAAATGTTGTGGCTTGTAAAGTTATATTGGATATGGATAGTTCTCGGCCTGATTATTTTAATTCCGGCTGTTATCCCTCCGGGACTGGACATGTTCAATGCATTCTTTGGCTTTGCGGTAGTAGTTGTCGGATTGGTTTTTCGACGTGCGATGCAAAGCGATACGCTTCGCCAGCGCATTGATCGCAATTTGAATTCGTAACATTTTATTTATAGGAATTTATTCATGGCTCAGAAATTTCAGAATTATATCAACGGAAAATGGCAAGATGCCAAGTCCGGTGCCACCTTTGAAAATCGTAATCCCGCCAATTGGGATGAAGTGATCGGTTTATTTCCCAAATCAGGAAAAGAAGATGTGCAGGAAGCCGTGGAAGCGGCCGCGGCCGCATGGGATAAATGGCGTTTGATGCCGGCTCCCAAACGCGGCGACATATTGCGCAAAGTAGGCGATATTCTCGTTGCGCGTAAAGACGAGTTTGCCCGTGAAATGACACGGGAAATGGGCAAAGTCGTAGCGGAAACAAAAGGCGATGTACAAGAAGGTATTGATACAGCCTATTACGCAGCGACCGAAGGGCGCCGTCTTTTCGGTCATACTGTTCCTTCGGAATTGGCCAATAAATTTGCCATGTCGGTTCGTATGCCGATCGGTGTTGCGGGGTTGATTTGTCCGTTTAATTTTCCGTTAGCCATACCGACGTGGAAGATGTTCCCGGCGCTGCTTTGCGGGAATACTGTCGTTTTCAAACCGGCTGAAGACACGCCGAAAACCGGAAGTATGTTGCTCGAAGTTTTGATCGAAGCGGGAATTCCGGCAGGCGTAGTTAACCTTGTGCACGGTTTCGGTGAAGATGTCGGCGCGACGATCGTAAGTCATCCGAAAATTGATCTGATCAGCTTTACCGGTTCGTCCCAAACCGGCAGTATGATCGCATCACAATGCGGTAAAGACCTTAAGCATGTTTCCCTTGAGATGGGCGGAAAAAATGCGCAAGTCGTTATGGACGATGCCAATCTCGAATTGGCTCTTGACGGCGTTTTATGGGGTGCATTCGGTACGACAGGACAACGTTGTACTGCAACGAGCCGATTGATTTTGCACGAAGCGATTCATGATAAATTTGTAGATATGCTGATCAAGGCGGCTCAGAAACTTGTCATCGGTGACGGTCTTAAGCCCGGAAATCAAGTCGGGCCGTTGATTCACGAAGAATCACTCAAAAAAGTTCAGCGTTATGTCGAGATCGGTAAGAGCGAGGGCGCAAAACTGGTGCTCGGCGGTGAACGCCATACCGACGGCGATTGTGCCAAAGGATGGTTCTTTAAACCCACGATTTTTACCGATGTCAAAGCAGGCATGCGTATCGAACAAGAAGAAATTTTCGGTCCCGTGCTTTCAGTGATCAAAGTAAAAAATATTGATGAAGCGATCACGGTGCTTAACGGTACCAAATACGGCTTATCTTCATCGGTCTATACCAAAGATGTCAATAACAGCTTCAAAGCCATGCGCGACATCAAAACCGGTATCACGTATATCAATGCACCGACGATCGGTGCCGAAGCGCATTTGCCTTTTGGCGGTGTCAAAGCTACGGGTAACGGACACCGTGAAGGCGGTTGGCCGGTATTTGATTTTTACAGTGAAACCAAAACAGTATACGTGGACTATAGCGATAAACTGCAACGTGCACAGATTGATAATTACTAAAAAACCATGAGTGAATTTTTCCAAAATACATCCAACGGCACAGCGCAACGTCGGGGATGGCTTCTGCAACAAGAAGCTGTCGGTGAAGTGCGTCATTGCTTGCTCAAACCGGAATGGCGCGTGTGAGATCGGTTCTTTTTGTAAATAATTTTTAATTATTAAAAAAGGATACCGACATGGAAAAAATTCAAATCAAACCGCAAGAAGTTCACGAAACACTCAAAAAACACATTCTCGCCGATGGTTACGATTTTGTACTCGATACAAAAAAGAGCCACGGTTCATGGGTAGTAGATTCTAAAACCGGTAAAGAATATCTGGATTTTTATTCGTTTTTTGGATCGTCTCCGATCGGTATGAATCACCCGGCCATGATGACGCCAGAATTTCGTGAAGGGCTCATTGATGCCGCGACCAATAACCCTGCGAATGCCGATGTATATACGGTAGCGATGGCCGAATTCGTTGCGACATTCGAAAAAACCGGTATTCCCGAATATCTTCCTCACATGTTTATGATTTCCGGCGGCGCTTTGGCCATCGAAAATGCGCTTAAAACGGCGTTTGACTGGAAGGTTCGTAAACAACACCCCAACGGGTTCAGTTCGATCGAGCAAGAAGAAGACTACGTCAATTCCATGAAAGTGATTTATTTCAAGGAAGCATTTCACGGTCGTAGCGGCTATACGATGACGATGACCAATACGCATTATCGGTATAAAGTGCAGTATTTCCCGAAATTCAACTGGATCAAAGCACCAAACCCCAAGATGGTATTTCCTTTAAATGATACCAATCTTGCCGACATCAAAAAACGGGAAGAAGAATCTTTAACATTTATTCGCGAACAAGTTAAGCGTTATAAAAATCAAATCGCCGCGTTGATTTTAGAGCCGATTCAGGCCGAAGGCGGGGATAATCATTTCCGCGTTGAATTTCACAAAGAGCTGCGAAAAATCTGTGATGAAAACGAAATCATCATGATCTACGATGAAGTGCAGACCGGCGTCGGTCTAACCGGTAGCTTTTGGGCGCATGAAAAAATCGGCGTTAAGCCCGATATTCTTGCGTTCGGAAAAAAAATGCAGGTATGCGGTATTCTTGCCGGTAAACGTATTGATGAAGTAAAAGATAACGTATTT
Encoded proteins:
- a CDS encoding aldehyde dehydrogenase family protein gives rise to the protein MAQKFQNYINGKWQDAKSGATFENRNPANWDEVIGLFPKSGKEDVQEAVEAAAAAWDKWRLMPAPKRGDILRKVGDILVARKDEFAREMTREMGKVVAETKGDVQEGIDTAYYAATEGRRLFGHTVPSELANKFAMSVRMPIGVAGLICPFNFPLAIPTWKMFPALLCGNTVVFKPAEDTPKTGSMLLEVLIEAGIPAGVVNLVHGFGEDVGATIVSHPKIDLISFTGSSQTGSMIASQCGKDLKHVSLEMGGKNAQVVMDDANLELALDGVLWGAFGTTGQRCTATSRLILHEAIHDKFVDMLIKAAQKLVIGDGLKPGNQVGPLIHEESLKKVQRYVEIGKSEGAKLVLGGERHTDGDCAKGWFFKPTIFTDVKAGMRIEQEEIFGPVLSVIKVKNIDEAITVLNGTKYGLSSSVYTKDVNNSFKAMRDIKTGITYINAPTIGAEAHLPFGGVKATGNGHREGGWPVFDFYSETKTVYVDYSDKLQRAQIDNY
- a CDS encoding VOC family protein; translation: MPGFLTTIKYVCIYASDFDRSLAFYRDGLGLQVTYKEDGFAQFNTEGTILTLEKDGFRSDEPKDYRKVGFLIQFEVEDIEKAVTALKAKNVKFTQTITDKEFGRTAIIVDPDGNQIMLLEQ
- a CDS encoding alpha-ketoacid dehydrogenase subunit beta, with protein sequence MANITYLEAISMGLREEMQRDGNVFLIGEDIGVYGGAFKVTKGFIDEFGAERVMDTPISEAGIIGVCVGSALMGMRPVAEMQFADFISCGFNQLVNQAAKIHYRWGEAVPMVVRCPSGGGVHGGPFHSQNPEAWFFHVPGLKVVSPSTPYDAKGLIKAAIRDNNPVLYFEHKFLYRRIKGEVPEDDYIVPIGKGDIKREGKDMTVVAYSSAVHWALEAAEIIEKEGVSVEVLDLRSILPYDKELILQSVRKTNRVIVAHEATLTGGVGGDIAAFITEHAFESLDAPVKRLAAIDTPVPYSPPLEAYFLPNKDKMLAMMRELAAY
- a CDS encoding alkaline phosphatase family protein, whose translation is MKNRRNISYLALIGIIISFYGCSSKSPRTTPPKPPRLIVFIALDQFRYDYLTRFSTHFGPDGFNYLLNGGASFANCLYEQATTHTSVGHATMMSGTLPYRHGIIANYWWSRELHRYIYAPEDTLAPILGIEKQKATDGRSPRNFSGINFADALREKTNGRAKVFSVSNKDRSAVLMGGKNPNGAYWMVKNRGGFYTSTYYMKDYPVWVKDYNAQKPADKYFGMSWDMLLDKEKYPVMKPEILRLLDLPSSGFGHSFPHPLKGLTSDRPDTMYYKELIHTPFASEMILDFAKAIIQNEALGSDEVTDLLCISLSANDEIGHSFGPSSPEVMDITVRTDRLLAQFFKYINNAVREEDVLYVLTSDHGVPFFPEEMTDRGVTAARVHPRKLAAVADSIMALKYGKLPQGKQYVDRIAYPDLYFDGRVLAEKKIDKEEASDYISAVFEQSLPIIYRAYSGTRLKRGLVPSDPISEAVRKSFHSRLSGDAVIVLKPFHVWDSNGLGTEHSLPYAYDAQVPLIFKGKRWIKSGLYKDEVAPTDIVPVLSVITGCEDPGGRDGQVPDQLLKFSK
- a CDS encoding L-lysine 6-transaminase: MEKIQIKPQEVHETLKKHILADGYDFVLDTKKSHGSWVVDSKTGKEYLDFYSFFGSSPIGMNHPAMMTPEFREGLIDAATNNPANADVYTVAMAEFVATFEKTGIPEYLPHMFMISGGALAIENALKTAFDWKVRKQHPNGFSSIEQEEDYVNSMKVIYFKEAFHGRSGYTMTMTNTHYRYKVQYFPKFNWIKAPNPKMVFPLNDTNLADIKKREEESLTFIREQVKRYKNQIAALILEPIQAEGGDNHFRVEFHKELRKICDENEIIMIYDEVQTGVGLTGSFWAHEKIGVKPDILAFGKKMQVCGILAGKRIDEVKDNVFQKSGRINSTWGGNLADMYRATWYLRIIESEKLVENADKVGAHLLGKLQDLTKDFKQVTNVRGAGLMIAFDLPTEQLRDAVHKKTPEFGLLVLKCGEKTIRLRPALNLTMAEADMGVERIAKSLKEILK